A single region of the Triticum dicoccoides isolate Atlit2015 ecotype Zavitan chromosome 2B, WEW_v2.0, whole genome shotgun sequence genome encodes:
- the LOC119365433 gene encoding 26S proteasome non-ATPase regulatory subunit 1 homolog A-like isoform X2 produces the protein MAAVATVSSAGGILAMLHEPAEELKLHALASLNSVVHLLYPYACSESLYEDEEFDQRQLAALVVSKVFYYLGELNDALLYALGAGPLFDVSEDSDYAHALLAKALDEYASFKTRASKATEEEENVDPRLEAIVERMLEKCVLDGKYQQAMGMAVECRRLDKLEEAIVRCDNIHGALSYCINLSHQYVSHREYRCEVLRCLVKIYQTLPHPDFLSICQCLMFLGEPETVANILDTLISGSKDDALLAYQIAFDLVENENQAFLLNVRNRLDSQTPGQSNPDSGSALPVDQTVNAGTTSTEPAGDVQMGDDTTTANGNAHPVDPNEAAHADKLAKLKGILSGEKSIQLTLQFLYSHNRSDLLILKTIKQAVEMRNSVCHSATICSNAIMHAGTTVDTFLRENLEWLSRATNWAKFSATAGLGVIHRGHLQQGRALMAPYLPQSGAVGGGSPYSEGGALYALGLIHANHGEGIKQFLRESLRNTSAEVIQHGACLGLGLASLGTADEEVFEDIKNVLYTDSAVAGEAAGIGMGLLMVGTASEKAAEMLAYAHDTQHEKIIRGLALGIALTVYGREEEADTLIEQMTRDQDPILRYGGMYALALAYRGTANNKAIHQLLHFAVSDVSDDVRRTAVMGLGFVLYNEPEQTPRIVSLLSESYNPHVRYGAALAVGISCAGTGLSDAISLLEPLTSDVVDFVRQGALIAMAMVMIQTNESFDSRVGTFRRQLEKIILDKHEDTMSKMGAILASGILDAGGRNVTIKLLSRNKHDKLTAVIGLAVFTQFWYWYPLLYFISLAFSPTAIIGLNSNLEVPKFEFLSHAKPSLFEYPKPTTQQTTTSAVKLPTAILSTYAKAKSRAKKDAESKAANQEKTAEAESKANQEKSTAESKPSQEKSTDAESKAKTTEDASGSTSGEAAKTQEKDGDAMQVDGAAEKKAPEPEPAFQILANPARVVPAQEKFIKFIEGSRYVPVRPAPCGFILLRDTQPSEAEELVLTDAPATVATGAGNNAAAAAAGQGSAAMAVDDEPQPPQPFEYSA, from the exons atggcggcggtggcgACTGTGAGCTCGGCCGGCGGGATCCTCGCCATGCTCCACGAGCCGGCGGAGGAGCTCAAgctgcacgcgctcgccagcctcaaCTCCGTCGTCCACCT ATTGTATCCTTATGCCTGCAGTGAGAGCTTGTATGAAGATGAGGAGTTTGACCAGAGACAGCTAGCTGCACTAGTTGTTTCTAAG GTATTTTATTACCTGGGCGAGTTAAATGATGCACTGTTGTATGCACTTGGTGCTGGGCCTCTGTTTGATGTTTCTGAGGATTCAGATTATGCTCATGCTCTTCTAG CCAAAGCATTAGATGAATATGCGAGTTTCAAGACAAGAGCTTCTAAAGCTACCGAGGAAGAAGAAAATGTGGATCCTAGATTAGAGGCCATAGTGGAGAGGATGTTGGAGAA GTGTGTTCTTGATGGGAAATACCAACAGGCCATGGGTATGGCTGTTGAATGCAGGAGACTGGATAAACTGGAGGAAGCAATTGTTCGGTGTGATAATATTCACGGGGCTCTTTCATATTGCATCAACCTTTCTCATCAATATGTTAGTCACCGTGAATATCGCTGTGAG GTTCTTCGCTGTCTTGTTAAAATATACCAGACTTTGCCGCATCCAGATTTTCTGAGCATCTGCCAGTGCCTTATGTTTCTGGGTGAGCCTGAAACTGTTGCGAATATATTGGACACACTAATTTCTGGAAGCAAG GATGATGCTCTCCTTGCATACCAAATTGCTTTTGATCTGGTGGAAAATGAAAATCAGGCCTTCCTTCTGAATGTGAGGAATCGCCTGGACTCACAGACTCCTGGTCAGTCCAACCCTGATAGTGGTTCAGCTTTACCAGTCGATCAGACTGTTAACGCGGGTACAACTAGCACAGAACCAGCGGGTGATGTTCAGATGGGAGATGACACTACTACGGCAAATGGAaatgctcacccagttgatccaaatgAGGCAGCGCATGCTGATAAGCTTGCAAAACTTAAAGGGATACTGTCAGGGGAGAAGTCTATTCAGCTTACGCTGCAATTTTTGTATAGCCACAACAG GTCTGATCTTCTAATTCTGAAGACAATAAAGCAGGCCGTGGAAATGAGGAACAGTGTTTGCCATAGCGCAACTATTTGCTCCAATGCGATCATGCATGCAGGAACAACTGTAGATACTTTTCTAAGAGAGAATCTG GAGTGGTTGAGCAGGGCTACTAATTGGGCTAAATTCAGTGCAACAGCTGGGCTAGGTGTGATTCATAGAGGCCACCTTCAGCAAGGTCGGGCTTTGATGGCCCCATACCTACCTCAAAGTGGTGCAGTTGGTGGTGGCAGTCCATACTCGGAAGGTGGTGCCCTCTATGCTTTAGGTTTGATTCATGCCAACCATGGTGAAGGAATCAAACAATTCCTCCGTGAAAGCCTTCGCAACACCAGTGCAGAG GTCATCCAGCATGGTGCTTGTTTGGGACTTGGGCTTGCCTCTCTGGGGACAGCAGATGAAGAAGTGTTTGAGGACATAAAGAATGTCCTTTACACAGACAGTGCTGTGGCTGGTGAAGCAGCTGGTATTGGCATGGGTTTGCTCATGGTAGGGACAGCCAGCGAGAAGGCTGCTGAGATGCTCGCTTATGCACATGATACACAGCATGAAAAGATTATCAG GGGTTTGGCACTTGGCATCGCATTGACGGTGTATGGCAGGGAAGAGGAAGCTGACACCTTGATCGAACAAATGACTAGAGATCAAGATCCCATACTACGTTATGGTGGTATGTATGCATTGGCTCTAGCCTACAGAGGAACCGCGAATAACAAAGCTATCCATCAGCTGCTGCATTTTGCTGTATCGGACGTCAGTGATGATGTTCGTAGGACTGCAGTTATGGGTCTTGGATTTGTTCTATACAACGAACCTGAGCAG ACTCCAAGAATTGTGTCCCTGCTCTCTGAATCATACAACCCGCATGTTCGTTATGGTGCAGCTTTAGCTGTTGGGATATCCTGTGCAGGAACAGGGTTAAGTGATGCCATTTCCTTGTTGGAGCCTCTCACGTCGGACGTTGTTGACTTTGTACGCCAGGGGGCTCTAATTGCCATGGCAATGGTCATGATCCagacgaatgaatcctttgattcTCGTGTTGGAACATTCAGGCGTCAGTTGGAGAAGATCATCCTTGACAAGCATGAGGACACCATGAGCAAAATGGGTGCCATACTTGCTTCTGGTATTCTGGATGCTGGTGGTAGGAATGTCACAATCAAACTTCTCTCGAGGAACAAGCATGACAAGCTCACTGCTGTGATTGGCCTTGCTGTTTTCACCCAGTTCTGGTACTGGTACCCACTCCTATACTTTATCAGCTTGGCCTTCTCGCCAACAGCCATCATTGGTCTCAACTCGAACCTGGAAGTGCCTAAGTTCGAATTCCTGTCACATGCTAAACCGTCCCTCTTTGAGTATCCAAAGCCGACCACTCAGCAGACTACGACTTCAGCAGTCAAGCTGCCCACAGCCATTTTGTCAACCTATGCCAAGGCAAAATCTAGGGCGAAGAAGGATGCAGAAAGCAAAGCTGCTAACCAGGAGAAGACAGCAGAAGCAGAAAGCAAAGCTAACCAGGAGAAGTCAACAGCAGAAAGCAAACCTAGCCAGGAGAAATCAACGGACGCAGAAAGCAAAGCTAAGACAACGGAAGATGCTTCTGGTTCTACTTCAGGCGAGGCAGCTAAGACACAGGAGAAGGACGGTGATGCAATGCAG GTTGACGGCGCGGCGGAGAAGAAGGCCCCGGAGCCAGAACCGGCCTTCCAGATCCTGGCAAACCCAGCCCGTGTCGTACCCGCGCAGGAGAAGTTCATCAAGTTCATCGAGGGCAGCCGATACGTCCCCGTGAGGCCCGCCCCCTGCGGGTTCATCCTCCTCCGAGACACGCAGCCCAGCGAGGCGGAGGAGCTCGTGCTCACCGACGCTCCCGCGACCGTGGCCACGGGCGCTGGCAACAACGCAGCAGCCGCTGCTGCGGGGCAAGGCTCGGCCGCCATGGCCGTCGACGACGAGCCCCAGCCGCCCCAACCTTTTGAGTACTCGGCCTAG
- the LOC119365433 gene encoding 26S proteasome non-ATPase regulatory subunit 1 homolog A-like isoform X1 has translation MKQANNLFPLYPYACSESLYEDEEFDQRQLAALVVSKVFYYLGELNDALLYALGAGPLFDVSEDSDYAHALLAKALDEYASFKTRASKATEEEENVDPRLEAIVERMLEKCVLDGKYQQAMGMAVECRRLDKLEEAIVRCDNIHGALSYCINLSHQYVSHREYRCEVLRCLVKIYQTLPHPDFLSICQCLMFLGEPETVANILDTLISGSKDDALLAYQIAFDLVENENQAFLLNVRNRLDSQTPGQSNPDSGSALPVDQTVNAGTTSTEPAGDVQMGDDTTTANGNAHPVDPNEAAHADKLAKLKGILSGEKSIQLTLQFLYSHNRSDLLILKTIKQAVEMRNSVCHSATICSNAIMHAGTTVDTFLRENLEWLSRATNWAKFSATAGLGVIHRGHLQQGRALMAPYLPQSGAVGGGSPYSEGGALYALGLIHANHGEGIKQFLRESLRNTSAEVIQHGACLGLGLASLGTADEEVFEDIKNVLYTDSAVAGEAAGIGMGLLMVGTASEKAAEMLAYAHDTQHEKIIRGLALGIALTVYGREEEADTLIEQMTRDQDPILRYGGMYALALAYRGTANNKAIHQLLHFAVSDVSDDVRRTAVMGLGFVLYNEPEQTPRIVSLLSESYNPHVRYGAALAVGISCAGTGLSDAISLLEPLTSDVVDFVRQGALIAMAMVMIQTNESFDSRVGTFRRQLEKIILDKHEDTMSKMGAILASGILDAGGRNVTIKLLSRNKHDKLTAVIGLAVFTQFWYWYPLLYFISLAFSPTAIIGLNSNLEVPKFEFLSHAKPSLFEYPKPTTQQTTTSAVKLPTAILSTYAKAKSRAKKDAESKAANQEKTAEAESKANQEKSTAESKPSQEKSTDAESKAKTTEDASGSTSGEAAKTQEKDGDAMQVDGAAEKKAPEPEPAFQILANPARVVPAQEKFIKFIEGSRYVPVRPAPCGFILLRDTQPSEAEELVLTDAPATVATGAGNNAAAAAAGQGSAAMAVDDEPQPPQPFEYSA, from the exons ATGAAGCAAGCTAATAATTTGTTTCCATTGTATCCTTATGCCTGCAGTGAGAGCTTGTATGAAGATGAGGAGTTTGACCAGAGACAGCTAGCTGCACTAGTTGTTTCTAAG GTATTTTATTACCTGGGCGAGTTAAATGATGCACTGTTGTATGCACTTGGTGCTGGGCCTCTGTTTGATGTTTCTGAGGATTCAGATTATGCTCATGCTCTTCTAG CCAAAGCATTAGATGAATATGCGAGTTTCAAGACAAGAGCTTCTAAAGCTACCGAGGAAGAAGAAAATGTGGATCCTAGATTAGAGGCCATAGTGGAGAGGATGTTGGAGAA GTGTGTTCTTGATGGGAAATACCAACAGGCCATGGGTATGGCTGTTGAATGCAGGAGACTGGATAAACTGGAGGAAGCAATTGTTCGGTGTGATAATATTCACGGGGCTCTTTCATATTGCATCAACCTTTCTCATCAATATGTTAGTCACCGTGAATATCGCTGTGAG GTTCTTCGCTGTCTTGTTAAAATATACCAGACTTTGCCGCATCCAGATTTTCTGAGCATCTGCCAGTGCCTTATGTTTCTGGGTGAGCCTGAAACTGTTGCGAATATATTGGACACACTAATTTCTGGAAGCAAG GATGATGCTCTCCTTGCATACCAAATTGCTTTTGATCTGGTGGAAAATGAAAATCAGGCCTTCCTTCTGAATGTGAGGAATCGCCTGGACTCACAGACTCCTGGTCAGTCCAACCCTGATAGTGGTTCAGCTTTACCAGTCGATCAGACTGTTAACGCGGGTACAACTAGCACAGAACCAGCGGGTGATGTTCAGATGGGAGATGACACTACTACGGCAAATGGAaatgctcacccagttgatccaaatgAGGCAGCGCATGCTGATAAGCTTGCAAAACTTAAAGGGATACTGTCAGGGGAGAAGTCTATTCAGCTTACGCTGCAATTTTTGTATAGCCACAACAG GTCTGATCTTCTAATTCTGAAGACAATAAAGCAGGCCGTGGAAATGAGGAACAGTGTTTGCCATAGCGCAACTATTTGCTCCAATGCGATCATGCATGCAGGAACAACTGTAGATACTTTTCTAAGAGAGAATCTG GAGTGGTTGAGCAGGGCTACTAATTGGGCTAAATTCAGTGCAACAGCTGGGCTAGGTGTGATTCATAGAGGCCACCTTCAGCAAGGTCGGGCTTTGATGGCCCCATACCTACCTCAAAGTGGTGCAGTTGGTGGTGGCAGTCCATACTCGGAAGGTGGTGCCCTCTATGCTTTAGGTTTGATTCATGCCAACCATGGTGAAGGAATCAAACAATTCCTCCGTGAAAGCCTTCGCAACACCAGTGCAGAG GTCATCCAGCATGGTGCTTGTTTGGGACTTGGGCTTGCCTCTCTGGGGACAGCAGATGAAGAAGTGTTTGAGGACATAAAGAATGTCCTTTACACAGACAGTGCTGTGGCTGGTGAAGCAGCTGGTATTGGCATGGGTTTGCTCATGGTAGGGACAGCCAGCGAGAAGGCTGCTGAGATGCTCGCTTATGCACATGATACACAGCATGAAAAGATTATCAG GGGTTTGGCACTTGGCATCGCATTGACGGTGTATGGCAGGGAAGAGGAAGCTGACACCTTGATCGAACAAATGACTAGAGATCAAGATCCCATACTACGTTATGGTGGTATGTATGCATTGGCTCTAGCCTACAGAGGAACCGCGAATAACAAAGCTATCCATCAGCTGCTGCATTTTGCTGTATCGGACGTCAGTGATGATGTTCGTAGGACTGCAGTTATGGGTCTTGGATTTGTTCTATACAACGAACCTGAGCAG ACTCCAAGAATTGTGTCCCTGCTCTCTGAATCATACAACCCGCATGTTCGTTATGGTGCAGCTTTAGCTGTTGGGATATCCTGTGCAGGAACAGGGTTAAGTGATGCCATTTCCTTGTTGGAGCCTCTCACGTCGGACGTTGTTGACTTTGTACGCCAGGGGGCTCTAATTGCCATGGCAATGGTCATGATCCagacgaatgaatcctttgattcTCGTGTTGGAACATTCAGGCGTCAGTTGGAGAAGATCATCCTTGACAAGCATGAGGACACCATGAGCAAAATGGGTGCCATACTTGCTTCTGGTATTCTGGATGCTGGTGGTAGGAATGTCACAATCAAACTTCTCTCGAGGAACAAGCATGACAAGCTCACTGCTGTGATTGGCCTTGCTGTTTTCACCCAGTTCTGGTACTGGTACCCACTCCTATACTTTATCAGCTTGGCCTTCTCGCCAACAGCCATCATTGGTCTCAACTCGAACCTGGAAGTGCCTAAGTTCGAATTCCTGTCACATGCTAAACCGTCCCTCTTTGAGTATCCAAAGCCGACCACTCAGCAGACTACGACTTCAGCAGTCAAGCTGCCCACAGCCATTTTGTCAACCTATGCCAAGGCAAAATCTAGGGCGAAGAAGGATGCAGAAAGCAAAGCTGCTAACCAGGAGAAGACAGCAGAAGCAGAAAGCAAAGCTAACCAGGAGAAGTCAACAGCAGAAAGCAAACCTAGCCAGGAGAAATCAACGGACGCAGAAAGCAAAGCTAAGACAACGGAAGATGCTTCTGGTTCTACTTCAGGCGAGGCAGCTAAGACACAGGAGAAGGACGGTGATGCAATGCAG GTTGACGGCGCGGCGGAGAAGAAGGCCCCGGAGCCAGAACCGGCCTTCCAGATCCTGGCAAACCCAGCCCGTGTCGTACCCGCGCAGGAGAAGTTCATCAAGTTCATCGAGGGCAGCCGATACGTCCCCGTGAGGCCCGCCCCCTGCGGGTTCATCCTCCTCCGAGACACGCAGCCCAGCGAGGCGGAGGAGCTCGTGCTCACCGACGCTCCCGCGACCGTGGCCACGGGCGCTGGCAACAACGCAGCAGCCGCTGCTGCGGGGCAAGGCTCGGCCGCCATGGCCGTCGACGACGAGCCCCAGCCGCCCCAACCTTTTGAGTACTCGGCCTAG